Proteins encoded by one window of uncultured Draconibacterium sp.:
- a CDS encoding Zn-dependent hydrolase, translated as MKRIFMLLIATTLFFSCSTSTKKDAKENTKMEVNPEIKKKADEFVSFKLTTDLSVLSQNEKQMLPILLEAAKLMNDIYWQEAYGDNDKLLSQNWDEYTLKFIKLNYGPWERLNANKPFLPGYDQKPAGANFYPADMTKEEFEAWSDETKTSLYTLIRRDEDGALKSVPYHIAFEDEIKKAADLLLQAAELAEDAGLKKYLEERSKALLTDDYYASDVAWMEMKNNTIEFIVGPIENYEDQLYGYKAAHESFILVKDKDWSQKLEKYAALLPGLQKALPCEQPYKDETPGVDSDMNVYDAIYYAGDCNAGSKTIAINLPNDEEVRETKGSRKLQLKNSMQAKFDKILVPIADLLIAEDQRQHVKFDAFFENTMFHEVAHGLGLGNTVDHSATVREALKDAYTSIEESKADILGLWCVYQLNEMGELGEKDMMENFVTFMAGIFRSVRFGAASAHGKANMMRFYYFQEMGAFTRDEATGTYRVDYDKMKAAMMNLSETILKIQGDGDYETAKSMIEEKGFIREALQKDLDRIGEAGIPRDIVFEQGAEVLGL; from the coding sequence ATGAAACGAATATTTATGCTGCTTATAGCAACAACTCTATTCTTTAGTTGTTCTACAAGCACAAAAAAAGATGCAAAAGAAAACACAAAAATGGAAGTGAATCCGGAAATTAAAAAAAAGGCCGACGAATTTGTGTCGTTTAAATTAACCACTGATTTAAGCGTGCTTAGCCAGAATGAAAAGCAGATGTTGCCGATTTTGCTCGAAGCTGCCAAATTAATGAACGACATTTACTGGCAGGAAGCTTACGGAGACAATGACAAGTTGCTCAGCCAGAATTGGGATGAATATACCCTGAAATTTATAAAGTTGAATTATGGTCCGTGGGAGCGCTTAAACGCGAATAAACCATTTTTACCCGGCTATGATCAGAAACCTGCAGGTGCAAATTTTTATCCGGCCGATATGACCAAAGAAGAATTTGAAGCCTGGAGCGACGAAACAAAAACTAGTCTGTATACTTTGATACGACGCGACGAAGATGGTGCTTTAAAATCCGTTCCATACCACATTGCATTCGAAGACGAAATTAAAAAGGCTGCAGATCTTCTATTGCAGGCTGCCGAGTTGGCCGAAGATGCCGGACTGAAAAAATACCTGGAAGAACGCTCAAAAGCATTGCTTACCGATGATTATTATGCCAGTGATGTTGCCTGGATGGAAATGAAAAACAATACCATCGAGTTTATTGTTGGGCCAATTGAGAATTACGAAGATCAATTGTACGGTTACAAAGCAGCGCACGAATCGTTTATCCTTGTAAAAGATAAAGACTGGAGCCAGAAATTGGAGAAATATGCAGCATTATTGCCGGGTTTGCAAAAAGCACTGCCTTGCGAGCAGCCATACAAAGACGAAACTCCGGGTGTTGATTCGGATATGAATGTTTACGATGCCATTTATTACGCAGGCGATTGTAACGCCGGAAGTAAAACCATCGCCATCAACCTTCCGAATGATGAAGAGGTGCGCGAAACAAAAGGTAGCCGTAAATTGCAGCTGAAAAATTCGATGCAGGCGAAATTTGATAAAATTTTGGTTCCAATTGCTGATTTATTAATTGCCGAAGATCAGCGCCAGCATGTGAAATTCGACGCTTTCTTTGAAAACACCATGTTTCATGAAGTGGCGCACGGTCTTGGTTTGGGAAATACCGTTGACCACAGTGCAACCGTTCGCGAAGCCTTAAAAGATGCCTACACTTCAATTGAAGAAAGTAAAGCCGATATTTTGGGATTGTGGTGTGTTTATCAGCTAAACGAAATGGGCGAACTGGGTGAAAAAGACATGATGGAGAACTTCGTTACGTTTATGGCAGGTATTTTCCGTTCGGTACGGTTTGGCGCCGCCAGTGCACACGGCAAGGCCAATATGATGCGTTTCTATTATTTCCAGGAAATGGGAGCTTTTACACGCGACGAAGCTACAGGAACCTATCGGGTAGATTACGATAAAATGAAAGCTGCCATGATGAACCTGTCGGAAACCATTCTGAAAATTCAGGGTGACGGCGACTATGAAACGGCAAAAAGTATGATCGAAGAAAAAGGCTTTATTCGCGAAGCACTTCAAAAAGATTTGGACCGGATAGGAGAGGCCGGTATTCCGCGCGATATCGTTTTCGAACAGGGAGCAGAAGTTTTAGGCTTATAA
- a CDS encoding DUF6055 domain-containing protein — protein sequence MSEQKSISPKSIIFLVFVCFVLFQSCSSETKIEKELHIPQNIYKVPEGNDFSNPESEYSYKHMAESANFALFWAKEYGDDPMANPDSSKRFDPKQALAECERFYNYYVDELKIVEKGNSVTDKYKMLIIVFGGDEATAFGGGEEDTVGMLWTPAVRINKKPYGALAHELAHSFQYVSNADAGTGPNGPIMEMAAQYSLWQVYPEWMTFENYHLVDFMKQTNYAFLHPINMYHSPYVLEYWSQIHGKDFLGKIYHNTQENEDPVTTYKRITETDQEKFNAEMFDASRRFITWDLDRVEEVAHQYANQHQCKLETASDGWYKITAENCPQNYGYNGIQLNVPEAGAEVVLDFKGIAGAHGYNAVKVDKAGWRYGFVASLTDGSRVYGDMQNAHESSTSFTVPENTEYLWLVVMGAPTEHWPIVFNWGNDAEETPEENWPYQIKLEGTTPAASVIG from the coding sequence ATGTCTGAACAGAAATCTATTTCCCCTAAATCAATCATTTTTCTTGTGTTTGTTTGTTTTGTGCTTTTTCAATCGTGCAGCAGCGAAACTAAAATTGAAAAGGAACTCCATATTCCGCAGAACATTTATAAAGTTCCTGAGGGTAATGATTTCTCAAACCCTGAAAGCGAATACAGTTACAAACATATGGCTGAGAGTGCTAATTTTGCGCTTTTTTGGGCAAAAGAATACGGCGATGATCCGATGGCAAATCCCGACTCATCCAAACGTTTCGATCCGAAGCAAGCATTGGCAGAATGCGAGCGATTTTACAACTATTATGTCGATGAACTGAAGATTGTGGAGAAAGGGAATTCGGTTACTGATAAATATAAAATGTTGATTATTGTTTTTGGTGGCGATGAAGCAACTGCCTTTGGTGGTGGGGAAGAAGACACAGTCGGAATGCTCTGGACACCCGCCGTTCGCATCAATAAAAAACCGTATGGAGCATTGGCACACGAGCTGGCACATTCATTTCAGTATGTATCAAATGCCGATGCAGGAACGGGACCAAACGGACCAATTATGGAGATGGCAGCACAGTATTCATTATGGCAGGTTTATCCCGAATGGATGACATTTGAAAATTACCACCTGGTAGATTTTATGAAGCAAACCAATTACGCGTTTTTGCATCCAATAAACATGTACCACTCGCCATATGTGTTGGAATATTGGTCGCAGATTCACGGAAAAGATTTTCTCGGGAAAATATATCATAATACGCAGGAAAATGAAGATCCTGTTACTACTTACAAGCGTATAACTGAAACCGATCAGGAAAAATTTAATGCTGAAATGTTCGATGCATCACGTCGTTTTATAACCTGGGATCTTGATCGGGTAGAGGAAGTAGCACATCAATACGCCAATCAGCATCAGTGCAAATTAGAAACTGCATCTGATGGTTGGTACAAAATAACAGCTGAAAATTGTCCGCAAAACTACGGCTACAACGGAATTCAGTTAAATGTTCCGGAAGCCGGTGCCGAGGTTGTTTTAGATTTTAAAGGAATTGCCGGAGCCCATGGTTATAACGCTGTAAAAGTAGATAAAGCGGGCTGGCGATATGGTTTTGTGGCTTCGTTAACAGATGGCAGCCGTGTATATGGCGACATGCAAAATGCACATGAAAGCAGTACTAGTTTTACTGTTCCTGAAAATACCGAGTATTTATGGTTGGTAGTTATGGGTGCGCCAACAGAGCACTGGCCAATCGTTTTCAATTGGGGAAATGACGCCGAAGAAACGCCTGAAGAAAACTGGCCTTACCAGATAAAGCTGGAAGGGACAACACCGGCTGCATCGGTTATTGGTTAA
- a CDS encoding TonB-dependent receptor — protein MKKHIVILLILFPSFLNAQTISGTVFGNDENGKQPLPGVNVVWEGTSNGTASKPDGSFELKMKTGEQKLVFSFVGYEPQTIQVNDSDPIEVVLQPNLELEEVTVVKKDRGTYLSVINPIQTESISGAELHKAACCNLAESFETNPSVDVSYSDAVTGAKQIKLLGLDGTYSQLQIENIPNLRGLATTFGLTYIPGPWLESIQVSKGAASVLNGYESIAGQINAELKKSDSNEKVFLNVYGNNEGRYEFNGNTNIKIKGDTLTTGIFVHASDLSKENDHNHDGFLDSPLSKTYEVANRWKYNNHKGGMAQAGVTLLWDDRMGGQVGANRDMTPSIDNPYGVNVVNNRVDAFFKSGIVSQDNHRALAILTNFTRHETESYYGLTTYDADETRFYGSVIYTQDLDEAAIHVLNSGASFIYDDFNEMLYNQDVQRTEKVPGIFTEYTFKPNENLTLMAGLRADFHNIFGNFVTPRMHFRYRFADHYTIRSSVGKGYRTANVISENTYLLANSRQISWNEDAMQEEAWNFGFAFIQNYQLLGRDMTINAEFFRTDFQQKLVADRETSSDFIYLLPSTEKAYANSLQFDVRWQPIERLDMLLAYRVNDIKETIGGELKDAPLASDYKGLINLNYTTNLKKWMFDYTIQFNGGGRIPYVYEEWMERANMANDFAEFSSYTIMNAQITKYFRYWNIYLGVENLTDFTQKNPIDGADNPFGDSFSATNIWGPTMGRKIYLGLRFNLNYE, from the coding sequence ATGAAAAAACACATAGTAATTTTATTGATATTATTTCCATCCTTTTTAAATGCTCAAACAATTTCTGGTACTGTTTTTGGCAATGATGAGAATGGGAAACAACCACTCCCGGGAGTAAATGTAGTATGGGAAGGCACCAGCAATGGAACCGCCTCAAAACCAGACGGGAGTTTTGAATTAAAAATGAAAACAGGAGAGCAAAAGCTTGTTTTTAGTTTTGTTGGTTACGAGCCACAAACCATTCAGGTGAACGATTCTGATCCAATTGAGGTAGTGCTTCAACCAAACCTGGAATTGGAGGAAGTAACAGTGGTGAAAAAAGACCGTGGCACATATTTATCAGTTATCAACCCAATTCAGACAGAAAGCATTAGTGGTGCTGAATTACACAAGGCAGCCTGCTGTAACCTGGCAGAGAGTTTTGAAACCAATCCTTCGGTTGATGTGAGCTACAGTGATGCGGTTACAGGAGCTAAACAAATTAAATTATTAGGACTTGACGGAACCTACTCCCAATTGCAGATTGAAAATATTCCAAACTTGCGTGGTTTGGCCACTACATTTGGCTTAACATACATTCCTGGTCCCTGGCTGGAATCCATTCAGGTGTCGAAAGGAGCTGCTTCGGTGTTAAATGGCTATGAATCGATTGCCGGACAAATAAATGCAGAATTAAAAAAGTCGGACAGCAATGAGAAAGTCTTTTTAAATGTTTATGGCAACAATGAAGGCCGTTATGAATTTAATGGCAATACAAATATTAAAATAAAAGGAGACACACTTACAACAGGTATTTTTGTTCATGCCAGCGATCTTTCGAAAGAAAACGATCATAACCACGATGGTTTCCTTGATTCGCCTTTGTCGAAAACCTACGAGGTAGCTAACCGCTGGAAATATAATAACCACAAAGGAGGAATGGCACAAGCCGGGGTTACTCTGCTTTGGGACGATCGAATGGGAGGCCAGGTTGGTGCCAACAGGGATATGACACCGTCAATCGATAATCCTTACGGTGTAAATGTTGTAAATAACCGTGTAGATGCGTTTTTTAAATCCGGAATTGTATCACAAGATAATCATCGTGCACTGGCAATTCTAACCAATTTTACACGTCATGAAACAGAATCGTATTATGGATTAACAACTTACGATGCTGATGAAACACGGTTTTACGGAAGTGTAATTTATACGCAGGATTTAGATGAAGCTGCCATTCATGTGCTGAATAGTGGGGCAAGTTTTATCTACGACGATTTTAATGAAATGCTCTACAACCAGGATGTGCAGCGCACTGAAAAAGTTCCCGGTATATTTACCGAGTACACATTTAAACCTAATGAAAATCTTACATTAATGGCTGGTTTACGAGCCGATTTTCATAATATATTCGGGAACTTTGTTACACCACGCATGCATTTCCGTTATCGTTTTGCCGATCATTATACCATTCGTTCTAGTGTCGGAAAAGGATACCGCACCGCTAATGTTATTTCCGAAAATACATACTTATTGGCTAACTCGCGGCAAATAAGTTGGAACGAAGATGCGATGCAGGAAGAAGCCTGGAACTTTGGTTTTGCATTTATACAGAATTACCAATTGCTTGGGCGCGATATGACAATCAATGCTGAATTCTTTCGCACCGATTTTCAGCAAAAATTAGTGGCAGACAGAGAAACGTCTTCAGACTTTATTTACCTGTTACCATCAACAGAAAAAGCTTATGCCAACAGTTTACAGTTTGATGTAAGGTGGCAACCTATTGAACGACTGGATATGTTGCTGGCTTACCGTGTTAACGACATTAAAGAAACCATTGGCGGCGAATTAAAAGATGCACCGTTAGCCAGTGATTACAAAGGTTTGATAAACCTGAATTACACCACCAATCTGAAAAAATGGATGTTCGATTATACGATCCAGTTTAATGGAGGCGGACGAATTCCGTATGTTTATGAAGAATGGATGGAAAGAGCAAACATGGCCAATGATTTTGCTGAATTCTCGTCATACACTATTATGAATGCCCAGATTACCAAATATTTCCGATACTGGAATATTTACCTGGGTGTTGAAAATTTGACTGATTTTACACAAAAAAATCCGATTGATGGTGCTGATAATCCGTTTGGTGATAGCTTTAGTGCAACTAATATTTGGGGTCCAACAATGGGGAGGAAAATATACCTGGGATTACGTTTTAATTTGAATTATGAATAA
- a CDS encoding cation transporter gives MKKIILLMTVAMFIGLAGNEAFAQKKGNKVVCFKSNMDCAQCEETVTEYLKFEKGVKDLKVDHASNTIFVEYKEGKNTDDKLAAAIKKKGYKAEKITKKEYEEILEDAQEHGHEHSQEVHKERK, from the coding sequence ATGAAAAAAATAATATTACTAATGACTGTTGCAATGTTCATCGGTCTTGCCGGTAATGAAGCATTTGCACAGAAAAAAGGAAACAAAGTGGTTTGTTTCAAAAGTAACATGGATTGCGCTCAGTGTGAAGAAACAGTTACGGAGTACCTGAAATTTGAAAAAGGTGTAAAAGACTTAAAAGTTGATCATGCGTCGAATACCATTTTTGTTGAATACAAAGAAGGAAAAAACACGGATGATAAACTGGCAGCAGCCATCAAAAAGAAAGGATACAAAGCAGAAAAGATTACGAAAAAAGAATACGAAGAGATTCTGGAAGATGCGCAAGAGCATGGCCACGAACACAGTCAGGAAGTTCATAAGGAAAGGAAATAG
- a CDS encoding serine hydrolase: MFRLVGILTIALLVVSCSPHTNRYSFQGFWEGPHPDNPNKEFYVQITSADSFCVKGYWTDNGFYDSGFQIDSLKIDENSIRFYVPNWNCTYLGEHAGNTITGGFACVGEPFDSVTLVKNNQVVRFLTEAIPGCHEADYKYTRRKPQQQYDLLTVGNSINKEDSVFIYSLIPEIVAGDYGRINSFLMIRNNKLICEEYFYGYEQNTLHQAESTTKSITSLLTGIAVDKGFITDLNEPVTTILEAPDFDKRITLEHLLTMSSGLTPNDDELYVSNDRIVTILSRELNNEPGSKFQYDGGNTELLGAIIKKKTGMFADEFAKEYLFKPLQISHYNWEIGKQKGYPCVAGSLEITPRELAKIGLMVLNKGEFRGEQVVSEDWINKSTSLKTHTHIPGDDYAYQWWNLTLKTAGEQYPCIWANGFGSQFIYIFPTLNTVIVTTGHNYEFDSWSITSGIEKYLFLLK, translated from the coding sequence ATGTTTCGTTTAGTAGGTATATTAACCATTGCTTTACTTGTTGTTTCATGCTCTCCCCATACAAATCGCTATTCTTTTCAAGGATTCTGGGAAGGCCCGCATCCGGATAATCCCAACAAAGAATTCTATGTGCAGATAACGAGTGCCGACAGCTTTTGCGTAAAAGGCTACTGGACGGATAATGGATTTTATGATTCCGGCTTTCAAATCGATAGTTTGAAAATCGACGAAAATTCCATTCGATTTTATGTGCCGAATTGGAATTGTACTTATCTGGGAGAGCATGCCGGGAATACAATTACAGGAGGTTTTGCATGTGTGGGCGAGCCTTTTGATTCTGTAACTCTGGTGAAAAATAATCAAGTAGTCCGTTTTTTGACTGAAGCAATTCCCGGATGCCATGAAGCCGATTACAAATATACTCGCCGGAAACCTCAACAACAGTATGATTTGTTAACAGTTGGAAATTCGATTAACAAAGAAGATTCTGTGTTTATCTATTCATTAATACCGGAAATTGTTGCCGGAGATTATGGACGTATTAATTCCTTTCTGATGATTAGAAACAATAAGTTGATCTGCGAAGAATATTTTTATGGATACGAACAAAACACACTTCATCAGGCTGAATCAACAACCAAAAGTATTACCTCGCTACTTACAGGAATTGCAGTGGATAAGGGATTTATTACCGATTTAAATGAGCCGGTTACAACGATTCTGGAAGCGCCGGATTTTGACAAGCGAATTACGCTCGAGCATTTATTAACCATGTCTTCCGGTTTAACACCAAACGACGATGAATTATATGTAAGTAACGATCGCATTGTCACAATCCTGTCACGCGAATTGAATAACGAACCGGGTAGTAAATTTCAATACGATGGAGGAAATACTGAATTGCTGGGGGCCATTATTAAAAAGAAAACCGGCATGTTTGCCGATGAGTTTGCTAAAGAATATTTGTTTAAACCTTTGCAAATATCACATTACAACTGGGAAATTGGCAAACAAAAAGGGTATCCGTGTGTGGCCGGCTCGCTGGAAATTACACCTCGCGAGCTGGCAAAAATCGGATTAATGGTTTTGAATAAAGGAGAATTTCGAGGTGAGCAGGTTGTATCCGAAGATTGGATAAATAAGTCGACCAGTTTAAAAACGCACACGCATATTCCGGGCGATGATTACGCTTATCAGTGGTGGAACCTCACGCTAAAAACAGCAGGTGAGCAGTATCCCTGTATTTGGGCCAACGGGTTTGGCAGCCAGTTTATTTATATTTTCCCGACGCTAAATACTGTAATTGTTACCACAGGCCACAACTATGAGTTTGATTCGTGGTCAATAACGTCAGGTATTGAAAAGTATTTGTTTCTGCTGAAATAA
- a CDS encoding response regulator transcription factor, whose product MKKTTTIIVDDHKIFRDGLIMLLSNFDFVSVVGQASNGEEFLELLESVTPEIVLMDINMPKMNGIEATKHALNKYPEIKIIALTSFADDEYIEQMISAGVEGYMLKRSDIEDFEKAIKKVAAGGSYFSSEIIKVISRNLYKAKERKSGEKMLSNFTSREKEILSLICKGLNNEQIAELIHLSPKTVEKHKSNLFQKTETFNTVNLVIYAFKNQLIDL is encoded by the coding sequence ATGAAAAAAACAACTACCATAATTGTTGACGACCATAAAATATTCAGAGATGGGTTGATCATGTTATTGAGTAATTTCGATTTTGTCTCGGTTGTTGGACAGGCATCAAATGGGGAGGAATTTTTAGAGCTTCTTGAGAGTGTGACTCCTGAGATTGTTTTAATGGATATAAACATGCCAAAAATGAATGGTATTGAGGCAACAAAACATGCTCTCAACAAGTATCCGGAAATCAAGATAATTGCCCTAACTTCTTTTGCCGATGATGAATACATCGAACAAATGATATCAGCAGGAGTAGAAGGTTACATGCTGAAGCGCTCAGATATTGAAGATTTTGAAAAAGCCATAAAAAAAGTAGCTGCAGGTGGTAGCTACTTTTCTTCGGAAATTATAAAAGTTATTTCGCGGAATTTATACAAAGCCAAAGAGCGCAAATCTGGAGAGAAAATGCTTTCTAATTTTACTTCGCGCGAGAAAGAGATTTTAAGCCTGATTTGTAAAGGATTAAACAATGAACAAATTGCCGAGTTAATTCATTTAAGCCCCAAAACAGTAGAAAAGCATAAAAGTAACCTATTTCAAAAAACAGAGACATTTAACACTGTTAACCTGGTTATTTATGCTTTTAAAAACCAACTTATCGATTTATAA
- a CDS encoding SDR family oxidoreductase, with translation MNNLLKGKRGIIFGALNPDSIAWKVAVRAHEEGATVTLSNTPVAIRMGETNQLGEQINAEVIGADATNVEDLENLIKKSMEVLGGKIDFILHSIGMSPNVRKGRHYSDLDYNYLDKTLDVSAVSFHKVLQVARKMDAINEWGSVVALSYVAAQRSFFGYNDMADAKALLESIARSFGYIYGRERNVRVNTISQSPTITTAGNGVKGFDRLLDFSERMSPLGNATGDECADYCITLFSDLTKKVTMQNLFHDGGFSNMGMSLRALEQYEKGLDKICACDNDRPHADEHRYD, from the coding sequence ATGAATAATCTACTAAAAGGAAAAAGGGGAATTATTTTCGGGGCGCTAAATCCCGATTCAATTGCCTGGAAAGTGGCAGTAAGAGCACACGAAGAAGGAGCCACAGTAACATTATCAAATACCCCGGTTGCTATTCGCATGGGCGAAACAAACCAGCTGGGAGAGCAAATTAATGCCGAAGTTATTGGTGCGGATGCAACCAATGTTGAGGATCTTGAAAACCTGATCAAAAAATCAATGGAGGTTTTGGGTGGCAAAATTGACTTCATTTTACACTCTATTGGTATGTCGCCAAACGTAAGAAAAGGACGCCATTACAGTGATTTGGATTACAACTACCTTGACAAAACCCTCGATGTATCTGCGGTGTCTTTTCACAAAGTACTTCAGGTGGCACGTAAAATGGATGCCATTAACGAATGGGGATCGGTAGTTGCCTTGTCGTATGTTGCAGCACAGCGTTCGTTCTTTGGTTACAATGATATGGCCGATGCAAAAGCCCTGTTGGAATCGATTGCCCGCAGTTTCGGTTATATTTATGGCCGTGAGCGTAATGTTAGGGTAAATACCATTTCGCAATCGCCAACCATTACCACTGCCGGAAACGGAGTAAAAGGTTTTGATCGTTTGCTGGACTTTTCGGAAAGAATGTCTCCACTTGGAAATGCAACCGGCGATGAGTGTGCCGATTACTGTATTACACTTTTCTCTGACCTGACAAAGAAAGTTACCATGCAAAACCTTTTCCACGATGGTGGTTTCTCGAACATGGGTATGAGTTTGCGTGCGCTTGAACAATACGAAAAAGGATTAGATAAAATCTGTGCCTGCGACAACGACAGACCACATGCTGACGAGCATCGCTACGACTAG
- a CDS encoding histidine kinase, with the protein MSLKIIFRGKVLLAIIVFTSITCTGIIYTSIKSLQLDREHLSLLDLSKNIDLEISQSRIFLDDYFLFNDTLKKASVLNCFTNTNSYIISLDSLISEKYNGNRESELLKSLESVTNQVEELQIELSESLQNHAAIFDATILGNYHSFKIAYQDLNKRIDNHILYENTSFKKRVFTLVLLTFFLLLVCIYLIHRIINSYNAIEKQQALRSLEVEFKERKRIAADLHDGLGSILSSIALFIKLIEKDCTSNKENKSLVQVKELSGIALENLEATINNLNPSILNKYGLIKSLEIICDKINDIGKVTCTINATNSDMKLEPNMELNVYRICNELINNTLKHSGASKLFINIQQIKKVVSILYRDNGKGFDPNIINTSDEEKMGLRNIINRIESLGGKFEINSGEGKGVEIMLNFKI; encoded by the coding sequence ATGAGTTTAAAAATAATTTTTAGAGGAAAAGTCTTATTAGCCATAATTGTTTTTACTTCAATTACCTGTACCGGAATTATTTACACCTCAATAAAGAGCTTACAACTTGACCGCGAACACCTTTCACTGCTCGATCTCTCGAAAAATATTGATCTCGAGATTTCACAGAGCAGAATATTTTTAGATGACTATTTTTTATTCAACGACACCCTTAAAAAAGCAAGCGTCTTAAATTGTTTTACAAACACAAATAGCTACATCATTTCGCTTGACTCATTAATTAGTGAAAAATACAATGGCAACCGTGAGTCTGAGTTGCTAAAATCGCTTGAATCAGTTACTAATCAGGTTGAAGAATTGCAAATTGAGTTATCAGAATCGCTGCAAAACCATGCGGCAATTTTTGATGCGACCATATTAGGTAACTATCACAGTTTTAAAATTGCCTATCAGGATCTAAACAAAAGGATTGACAACCACATACTTTACGAAAATACCAGTTTCAAAAAAAGGGTATTTACCCTCGTTCTTTTAACTTTTTTTCTACTGTTGGTTTGTATTTATCTGATTCATCGAATAATCAACTCATACAATGCTATTGAGAAACAACAAGCACTCAGATCGCTTGAAGTTGAATTTAAAGAACGGAAAAGAATAGCTGCTGACCTGCACGATGGACTGGGCTCAATTCTGTCTAGTATTGCTCTTTTTATAAAGCTAATTGAAAAAGATTGTACAAGTAATAAAGAGAATAAAAGTCTGGTTCAGGTTAAAGAGCTATCGGGAATAGCTTTAGAGAACCTGGAAGCCACAATAAATAATCTAAATCCCTCTATTCTTAACAAATACGGATTAATAAAGTCGTTGGAGATTATATGCGATAAAATAAATGATATTGGAAAAGTTACCTGTACCATTAACGCTACTAATTCAGATATGAAATTAGAACCTAATATGGAACTTAACGTGTATCGTATATGTAATGAGTTAATAAATAACACGCTTAAACATTCCGGCGCATCAAAATTATTCATCAATATTCAACAAATTAAAAAGGTAGTAAGTATATTGTATCGCGATAATGGAAAAGGATTTGACCCGAACATTATTAATACTTCTGATGAAGAAAAAATGGGATTACGAAATATTATTAACAGGATTGAATCGCTTGGTGGGAAATTTGAAATTAACAGCGGAGAAGGAAAAGGAGTAGAAATCATGTTAAATTTTAAGATATAA
- a CDS encoding DUF2490 domain-containing protein encodes MIKWILLFLLFISFTATAQERGFVLWNKNQVNVNPWNKIDIEVSEKVHYSTTRSTLDLKYGDIFIGHQVFNWLKYGAGFRISYANLQNGDWLQENRPMLFADLGEDAGKFEFDLYNRFEYRNYKVLKNHFRYRHSFRIKFPAITDWGMQFYLQEEAFIKLNGDGAHLARVYSGLTALEKEHVEIRIYYALQKQELLNHWLTADIFGLNFSFNI; translated from the coding sequence ATGATAAAATGGATTCTGCTTTTTCTGCTTTTTATAAGTTTTACAGCAACTGCTCAGGAACGTGGTTTTGTCCTATGGAATAAGAACCAGGTTAACGTAAATCCTTGGAATAAAATTGATATTGAAGTTTCAGAAAAAGTTCATTATTCCACAACAAGATCAACACTTGATTTGAAATACGGAGACATATTTATTGGACACCAGGTTTTTAACTGGTTAAAATATGGAGCAGGATTCCGAATTTCTTATGCAAACCTACAAAATGGTGACTGGCTTCAGGAAAACCGTCCGATGCTTTTTGCTGACCTTGGAGAAGATGCCGGAAAATTTGAATTTGATTTATACAATCGTTTTGAGTACAGGAATTATAAAGTACTTAAAAACCATTTCCGTTATAGACACTCGTTTCGTATTAAATTTCCAGCAATAACGGACTGGGGCATGCAATTTTACTTGCAGGAAGAAGCGTTTATCAAGTTGAATGGAGATGGAGCACATCTGGCAAGGGTTTATTCCGGATTAACAGCATTAGAAAAAGAGCATGTAGAAATCAGAATTTACTACGCACTGCAAAAACAAGAACTATTGAATCATTGGTTAACAGCGGATATTTTTGGATTAAATTTTAGTTTTAACATATAA
- a CDS encoding VOC family protein encodes MQPIIDHIEITVKDLEQTVSFYDQFLPLLGFSPDKKTAAYIASHDKHVVEYSHPNLCIALTSPRESLKNEVVHRRRPGALHHLAFKAVTRKEVDAVYAQLVEMNAVIVSAPRLYPEYHENYYAVFFKAPDGIKFEVVCQKPE; translated from the coding sequence ATGCAACCCATTATCGATCACATTGAAATTACAGTAAAAGATCTGGAACAAACCGTTTCATTCTACGACCAGTTTTTGCCTTTGCTGGGTTTTAGTCCCGATAAGAAAACAGCTGCGTACATTGCTTCGCACGATAAACACGTGGTGGAATATTCGCATCCAAATCTTTGTATTGCACTTACTTCTCCACGCGAATCGTTAAAAAATGAAGTTGTTCACCGCCGCCGCCCCGGAGCACTGCATCACCTGGCTTTTAAAGCTGTAACGCGCAAAGAAGTTGATGCCGTTTATGCCCAATTAGTGGAAATGAATGCGGTTATTGTAAGCGCGCCACGTTTGTATCCCGAGTACCACGAGAATTATTATGCGGTTTTCTTTAAAGCTCCAGACGGGATAAAATTTGAGGTAGTTTGTCAGAAACCAGAATAA